The Nocardioides ginsengisegetis region GGCCTTCGAGGACCCCGAGTACCGCGAGGCCGTCGTCGACCTGCTCGGCGCGATCGCCTACGGCGAGATCTCGGCCTTCGAGCGCCTCGCCGAGGACGCCCGGCTCGCCCCGACGCTCGAGGACAAGGTCGCGATCGTGACCATGGCGACCGCGGAGTTCGCCCACGTCGCCCCGCTGCGGGAGCGGCTCGAGTCCCTCGGCGCGGACCCCTTCGCCGCGATGGCGCCGTTCCGCAGCGCGATCGACCTCTTCCACGCGCACACGGCCCCCTCCGACTGGTTCGAGGGCCTGATCAAGGCGTACGTCGGCGACGGCATGGCCAACGACTTCTACCGCGAGATCGCGGCCTACCTCGACGCCGAGACGCGCGACCTCGTGGTCGCCACGCTCGAGGACGGCGGGCACTCCCGCTTCGTCGTCGACCGGGTCCGGGCCGCCATCGTCGCGGACCACCGGCTCGGTGGCCGGCTCGCCCTGTGGGGCCGCCGGCTGATGGGGGAGGCCCTCACCCAGGCCCAGCGGGTCGCCGCCGAGCGCGACGCGCTGTCCGCGCTGCTGGCCGGCGGCGTGGACCGGCCCGGGCTCGACCTGGCCGCGATCGGGCGGATGTTCGCCCGGATCACCGAGCGGCACGCCGAGCGGATGGCCGAGCTCGGGCTGGACTCCTAGGAGCGGAAGCCGACCTGGCCCGCGACGCCGCCACCGATCTCGACGTAGGCGATCTTCGAGGCGGAGACCATCACCTTGCGGTGCTTGCTGTCGGTGATGGCGAGGACGCCGCCGGAGGCCACGGCCTCGGTGACGAGCTTCTCGACGTTCTCGGCCGTCTCGTCGGTCTCGAAGACGAGCTCGCGGGGGGCGTGCTGGACGCCGATCTTGACCTCCATGGGGGGCCTCCTCAGTCAGGGGTTCAGTCAGGGGTGCGTGCAGGGACGGTGCAGGTGGCGGGAGCGGTCGCGCTCAGTGATCGAGCGGGTAGCCCCGGATGCCGCGCCAGGCGAGGCCGGCGACCAGGGCCGCCGCGTCGGACTTGCCGATGCCGCCCGCGTCGGTCAGCCAGAACCGCGCGCTGACCTGGGCCATTCCCACCAGCGACACGGCCAGCAGGCGGGACGCCTCGTCGGGCAGCCCGGTGTCGTCGTGGATGACGTGGGCGATCATCGCCGCGCACTCGGTGGTGACCCGCTCGACCTGCTCGCGCACGGCCGGCTCGTTGGTCAGGTCGGACTCGAAGACCAGGCGGAACGCGCCGGTGTCGCCGGCGACGTACTCGAAGAACGCCTCCATGGTCGCCGCGACGCGCAGCTTGTTGTCGTGGGTGGACTCCAGGGCCGCGCGGCAGTTGTCGATGATCGTGTCGCACGAGGCGTCGAGCAGCGCGAGGTAGAGGTCGAGCTTGCCCGGGAAGTGCTGGTAGAGCACGGGCTTCGAGACGCCGGCGCGCTCGGCGATGTCGTCCATGGCGGCGGCGTGGAAGCCCTGCGCGACGAACACCTCGAGGGCGGACTCGAGCAGCTGCACCCGGCGCTCGCGGCGGGGCATCCGGCCGCCCCGGGGCCGGGCCTCGGTGGCGTCGTGCTGGCCTGCGCTCAACTCATGCTCCTCGACCACGGCTGGTGACTCGATGTGATGACCCGGATGCCGGTAGCACCCGCGAACAGGCAGCCTACCCGCCAGTTGGGTCCGTCCGGATGACGGGACGTGGACGTGGCGGGACGGCACGGCCGGGGAACATGGAGGGGACCGGTGACGTTGTGCGAGGGCAACCTGCGCACGACCCGATTCCCCACCAGTCACCCTTGCAACCAACGAGGAGCCTGCAGTGTCTTTCCCCGCTCTCGTGGAGCCGGCCGACGAGCTGACCATCGACGAGGTACGCCGCTACAGCCGCCACCTGATCATCCCCGACGTGGGCATGACCGGGCAGAAGCGCCTGAAGAACGCGAAGGTCCTCGTGATCGGCGCCGGCGGTCTCGGCAGCCCGGCCCTGCTCTACCTCGCGGCCGCCGGTGTCGGCACGATCGGCATCGCGGAGTTCGACGAGGTCGACGAGTCCAACCTGCAGCGACAGATCATCCACGGCCAGTCCGACATCGGCCGCCCCAAGGCGGAGTCGGCGCGCGACTCGATCCGTGAGGCCAACCCCTACGTCAACGTCGTGGTGCACAACGAGCGCCTCGACAACGACAACGTGCTGCAGGTCTTCGAGGGCTACGACCTCATCGTCGACGGCACCGACAACTTCGCCACGCGCTACATGGTCAACGACGCGGCGTACTTCCTGAAGATCCCCTACGTCTGGGGCTCGATCTACCGCTTCGACGGCCAGGCGTCGGTCTTCTGGCCGCACGCCGAGGACGAGAACGGCCAGTCGGTCGACGCGCCCTGCTACCGCTGCCTCTACCCCGAGCCCCCGCCGCCGGGCATGGTCCCGAGCTGCGCCGAGGGCGGCGTGCTCGGTGTCCTGTGCGCGAGCATCGGCTCGATCCAGGTCAACGAGGCGATCAAGGTCATCACCGGCATCGGCGACCCGATCGTCGGCAAGCTGATGATCTACGACGCCCTCGAGATGGAGTACCGCAAGCTCAAGGTCCGCAAGGACCCCAACTGCGCGCTCTGCGGCGACAACCCGACCGTCACCGGGCTCATCGACTACGAGACCTTCTGCGGCGCGATCTCCGACGACGCCGCCGAGGCGGCCGCCGGGTCGACGATCTCGGTCGTCCAGCTCGAGCACATGCTCAAGGAGCGCTCCGAGGGCACCCGTGACTTCGTGCTCGTCGACGTGCGCGAGCCCAATGAGTACGAGATCAACCAGATCCCCGGCTCGGTGCTGATCCCCAAGGGCGACTTCCTCAACGGCTCCGCCCTGGAGAAGCTGCCCAGCGACAAGCAGATCGTCATGCACTGCAAGACGGGCGTGCGCTCGGCCGAGACGCTCGCGATCGTCAAGGGCGCCGGCTACACCGACGCCGTGCACGTCGGCGGCGGCGTCGTGGCCTGGGTCAACCAGATCGACCCCAGCCAGCCGTCGTACTGACCTCGGTGCGCTCCCTGAGCGCTGCTGGACCCCAGCGCGGGCGTAGTCAGAATTGACTACGCCCGCGTAACCCGGTCGGGTGGTGTGTCGTTGTGCTTCACGACACTCGCCGTCGGCGACCCCTGGTGCCGACGCCTATCGGGAGGGAACCACCCCATGACCGTTGGATCGAAGTCCCGCCGCCTCGGCGGCGCGCTGGCCGTGCTCGGCTCGGCCGTCCTGTCCGCCGCCCTCGTCGCCGCCCCGCCGGCCGAGGCCAAGGTGCGCCACGCGAGCGCGACCACCGCGTGGGCGCCCGCGGCCACCGCCCTGATCCACCCCGGCACGATGATGTACACCGACGGCGCCCAGTGCACCGCCAACTTCGTCTACACCGACGGCGCCGCCAACGTCTACGTCGGCTACGCCGCCCACTGCGCGGGCCTCGGCTCGGCCACCGACACCAACGGCTGCCTCAACGACTCGGTCCCGCTCGGCACCAAGGTCGACTTCTCCAACGACGGCTCGCTCGTCGACGAGGGCACCATCGTCGGCCACGGCACGCTCGTCTACTCCTCGTGGATCACCGAGCACCAGATCGGCACCACCGACGCCAACACCTGCGCCTACAACGACCTCGCCCTGGTCAAGGTCGACGCGGCCGACGTCGCCAAGGTCAACCCCTCGGTCCCGTTCTGGGGCGGCCCGACGGGCATCGACACCGACGGCACCGCCGCCGGCGACGACCTGTGGACCTACGGCAACTCCAGCCTCCGTGCCGGCCTCTCGCCGCTGTCGCCGCACCGCGGCGTGAGCCTCGGCGACGACCCGGCCGACGGCGGCTGGTCGCACCCGCTCTACTCCGTGACGCCGGGCATCCCCGGTGACTCGGGCTCGGGCTTCCTGTCCGAGGGCGGCAAGGCCGTCGGCACCCTCTCCACGATCGGCCTGGCCCCGCTGCCGGCGTCGAACAACATCGGTGACCTGGCCAAGGAGCTGGCGTTCGCCCAGGCGAACTCCGGCATCTCCGGCCTCACCCTCGTGAACGGCACCGAGCCGTTCGCACCCGTTCT contains the following coding sequences:
- a CDS encoding TetR/AcrR family transcriptional regulator, which codes for MSAGQHDATEARPRGGRMPRRERRVQLLESALEVFVAQGFHAAAMDDIAERAGVSKPVLYQHFPGKLDLYLALLDASCDTIIDNCRAALESTHDNKLRVAATMEAFFEYVAGDTGAFRLVFESDLTNEPAVREQVERVTTECAAMIAHVIHDDTGLPDEASRLLAVSLVGMAQVSARFWLTDAGGIGKSDAAALVAGLAWRGIRGYPLDH
- a CDS encoding DUF3107 domain-containing protein is translated as MEVKIGVQHAPRELVFETDETAENVEKLVTEAVASGGVLAITDSKHRKVMVSASKIAYVEIGGGVAGQVGFRS
- a CDS encoding ferritin-like fold-containing protein; translated protein: MTESTGGTVDPDGPLAFEDPEYREAVVDLLGAIAYGEISAFERLAEDARLAPTLEDKVAIVTMATAEFAHVAPLRERLESLGADPFAAMAPFRSAIDLFHAHTAPSDWFEGLIKAYVGDGMANDFYREIAAYLDAETRDLVVATLEDGGHSRFVVDRVRAAIVADHRLGGRLALWGRRLMGEALTQAQRVAAERDALSALLAGGVDRPGLDLAAIGRMFARITERHAERMAELGLDS
- the moeZ gene encoding adenylyltransferase/sulfurtransferase MoeZ, which translates into the protein MSFPALVEPADELTIDEVRRYSRHLIIPDVGMTGQKRLKNAKVLVIGAGGLGSPALLYLAAAGVGTIGIAEFDEVDESNLQRQIIHGQSDIGRPKAESARDSIREANPYVNVVVHNERLDNDNVLQVFEGYDLIVDGTDNFATRYMVNDAAYFLKIPYVWGSIYRFDGQASVFWPHAEDENGQSVDAPCYRCLYPEPPPPGMVPSCAEGGVLGVLCASIGSIQVNEAIKVITGIGDPIVGKLMIYDALEMEYRKLKVRKDPNCALCGDNPTVTGLIDYETFCGAISDDAAEAAAGSTISVVQLEHMLKERSEGTRDFVLVDVREPNEYEINQIPGSVLIPKGDFLNGSALEKLPSDKQIVMHCKTGVRSAETLAIVKGAGYTDAVHVGGGVVAWVNQIDPSQPSY